The following are encoded together in the Lathyrus oleraceus cultivar Zhongwan6 chromosome 3, CAAS_Psat_ZW6_1.0, whole genome shotgun sequence genome:
- the LOC127125653 gene encoding cytochrome b-c1 complex subunit 9, mitochondrial, which yields MESAARRRGGGVFEGLYKVLMRRNSVYVTFVIAGAFLGERAVDYGVHKLWESNNVGKRYEDISVLGQRPVDE from the exons ATGGAATCCGCCGCTAGAAGAAGAGGAGGAGGCGTTTTCGAAGGCCTTTACAAGGTCCTCATGCGCCGCAACTCTGTCTACGTTACCTTCGTCATCGCCGGCGCTTTCCTCGGAGAACGA GCTGTTGATTACGGAGTTCACAAGTTATGGGAAAGCAATAACGTTGGG AAACGGTATGAAGACATTTCCGTGCTAGGACAAAGGCCAGTTGACGAGTGA